In Sphingomonas sp. R1, a single genomic region encodes these proteins:
- a CDS encoding lysozyme: MQKTSSAGIALIKQFEGERLTAYICPAGILTIGVGHTGADVKPGQKITVAESEALLRADLARFEKAVSAAVKVPLNQNQFDALVALAFNIGAGAFAGSTLVRLLNGKDYAGAAAQFERWNKGGGKVLPGLVARRAAEAALFRKPA; encoded by the coding sequence ATGCAAAAGACATCGAGTGCGGGCATTGCCCTAATCAAACAGTTCGAAGGCGAGCGACTTACCGCCTACATTTGTCCAGCTGGCATTCTCACCATTGGAGTGGGTCACACTGGAGCCGATGTTAAGCCTGGACAGAAGATCACGGTCGCGGAGAGTGAGGCGCTGTTGCGTGCCGATCTCGCTCGTTTCGAGAAGGCCGTCAGTGCAGCGGTCAAAGTGCCGCTCAACCAGAACCAGTTCGACGCACTTGTGGCACTGGCCTTCAACATCGGTGCCGGTGCGTTCGCGGGTTCCACTCTGGTCCGGTTGCTCAACGGCAAGGACTATGCGGGTGCAGCGGCGCAATTCGAGCGCTGGAACAAGGGTGGTGGCAAGGTGCTGCCCGGTCTGGTCGCGCGTCGTGCAGCGGAGGCGGCATTGTTCCGCAAGCCCGCGTGA